In Bacillus sp. S3, the sequence GAAATTGACTCCATTCGTTATTTTTCTCTTGATGATCAGCGCTCCAAAGGGAAGATCAAGGAGATTTTGATAGGGCCGGCAACCGAAATCCTGCTGGAAGCTGAGGATTATCGCCGGATGGTTGGCAGACTTGAAGAGGGATTAGCACAAAGTCTGAGAAAACTAAAAGATGACAAAGCAAAAATGCAGTTGAGTCAAAATATCAGCCATGAACTGGAGCAATTAAAAAATGGCCAAAAACCCGATCAGGTTTACAAGTACCTATCCCTAGCATACGAAAGGCCTGCTAGTTTACTAGACTATCTTCCTCGTAATGGACTTGTGTTGATTGATGAAATCAGCAGGGTCCAAGAAATGAATGATTCCCTTGTGAAAGAGGAAGCGGAATGGTATACGAGTTTACTGGCTGAGGGCCAAATCATCCACGATTTACATATTTCGCATGATTTACAAGCCTTGCTGCAGAAGAGGGAATTCCCAGTTCTGTATATGTCCTTATTTTTGCGGCATGTGGCCAATACAAGCCCGCAAAATATCATTAATATCTCTTGTAAGCAAATGCAAAACTTCCACGGACAAATGCATTTGTTAAAGGCGGAAATTGATAGATGGAAAAAGGCGAATTATTCAATTGTCTTTTTAGGACAGGATGAGGAACGGGTAAAGAAGTTGGAGCGTGTGCTTGAGGACTATGAAATCGATAGCAGCCTCATAAAGGGTGATAGTCACCTTTTACCGGGTAAAGTTCAGATTATGAAAGGAAACCTGCAATCAGGTTTTGAACTGTCCATCCAGAAAATCGCTGTCATTACGGAGGAAGAGTTATTTAATAAACGGGTGAAAAAGTCGAAAAGCCGGCAAAAGCTTTCCAATGCCGAGCGAATTAAGAGTTATTCTGAGCTGAAAATTGGTGATTATGTCGTTCACGTCAATCATGGGATTGGTAAATATCTAGGGATTGAAACACTGGTGATTAATGGTGTCCACAAAGATTACCTGAATATCCGCTACCAGGGAACAGATAAACTGTATGTTCCTGTTGAACAAATTGATCTTGTCCAGAAATATGTTGGTTCTGAAGGGAAAGAGCCAAAGGTATATAAACTGGGCGGCAGCGATTGGAAGAAGGTAAAGAAAAAGGTTGAGTCCTCCGTTCAGGATATTGCTGATGATTTAATTAAGCTATATGCGGAACGTGAAGCAGCCGTTGGCTATGGCTTTTCACCCGATGGTGATATGCAGCGGGAATTTGAATCATCATTCGCTTATCAGGAAACAGACGACCAGCTGCGTTCCATTCATGAAATTAAAAAGGATATGGAAAGATTACGCCCAATGGACCGTCTCTTGTGCGGCGATGTGGGGTATGGAAAAACGGAAGTTGCGATTCGCGCTGCCTTCAAGGCGATTGCCGACGGAAAGCAGGTGGCCTTTCTTGTGCCGACAACGATTTTGGCGCAGCAGCATCATGAAACTTTAAGGGAGCGCTTTCAGGATTATCCGATTAATATTGGACTTTTAAGCCGTTTCCGTTCGAAGAAGCAGCAAACGGAAACGATTAAAGGCTTAAAGGCAGGGACGGTTGACATTGTGGTGGGAACCCACCGTTTGCTTTCAAAAGATATTGTTTATCGTGATTTAGGGCTGTTAATTATCGATGAAGAGCAGCGATTCGGAGTTACCCATAAAGAAAAGATTAAGAAGTTAAAAACGAATGTGGATGTGTTAACCTTGACAGCAACGCCGATTCCAAGGACTCTCCATATGTCGATGCTTGGTGTCCGCGACTTATCGGTCATCGAAACACCACCGGAAAATCGTTTCCCTGTCCAAACCTATGTCATGGAATATAATGGATCGCTTGTACGGGAGGCAATTGAACGGGAGCTTGCGCGCGACGGACAAGTTTACTTTTTATATAATCGGGTAGAAGATATTGAACGGAAAGCAGAGGAAATTTCCATGCT encodes:
- the mfd gene encoding transcription-repair coupling factor, which translates into the protein MNGLKSLFLQQEDIHSVMAGVEGGLKEQLIAGLSGSSRTVLTASMYEQMQRPIMLVTHNLLQAQKLYDDLVNLVSEKEVFLFPANELIAAELSIASPELKAQRIEALNHWSQLSKGILIVPIAGLKKIIPPKSEWSQYQLRLTLGQDIDIEKLLLTLVHMGYVRAEMVTTPGEFSVRGGIIDIYPLTEADPLRIELFDTEIDSIRYFSLDDQRSKGKIKEILIGPATEILLEAEDYRRMVGRLEEGLAQSLRKLKDDKAKMQLSQNISHELEQLKNGQKPDQVYKYLSLAYERPASLLDYLPRNGLVLIDEISRVQEMNDSLVKEEAEWYTSLLAEGQIIHDLHISHDLQALLQKREFPVLYMSLFLRHVANTSPQNIINISCKQMQNFHGQMHLLKAEIDRWKKANYSIVFLGQDEERVKKLERVLEDYEIDSSLIKGDSHLLPGKVQIMKGNLQSGFELSIQKIAVITEEELFNKRVKKSKSRQKLSNAERIKSYSELKIGDYVVHVNHGIGKYLGIETLVINGVHKDYLNIRYQGTDKLYVPVEQIDLVQKYVGSEGKEPKVYKLGGSDWKKVKKKVESSVQDIADDLIKLYAEREAAVGYGFSPDGDMQREFESSFAYQETDDQLRSIHEIKKDMERLRPMDRLLCGDVGYGKTEVAIRAAFKAIADGKQVAFLVPTTILAQQHHETLRERFQDYPINIGLLSRFRSKKQQTETIKGLKAGTVDIVVGTHRLLSKDIVYRDLGLLIIDEEQRFGVTHKEKIKKLKTNVDVLTLTATPIPRTLHMSMLGVRDLSVIETPPENRFPVQTYVMEYNGSLVREAIERELARDGQVYFLYNRVEDIERKAEEISMLVPDARVTYAHGQMTENELESVMISFLAGEFDVLVSTTIIETGVDIPNVNTLIVFDADRMGLSQLYQLRGRVGRSNRVAYAYFTYRKDKVLTEVAEKRLQAIKEFTELGSGFKIAMRDLSIRGAGNLLGAQQHGFIDSVGFDLYSQMLKEAIEERRGALGAEVKKSVEIDLEIDAYIPDTYIKDGHQKIEMYKRFRGLETLEDVEELQEEMRDRFGEYPDEVAYLFQIAEIKVYALLNGVDQIKQVKQEVTILISEQITATLDGAKLFALSSPFGRNVNPGMEGSRLKIVIKTKEFGTAEWLHIVSELVKGIPLAKRGQENPVK